In the Klebsiella aerogenes KCTC 2190 genome, one interval contains:
- a CDS encoding DMT family transporter produces MPYLLLTLAACFWGGNYVVGHLLVRLIDPVLLSSARWILTAILLVALYHRQINNQWVAMRRGFHIIIMLALFGQVLFPLTLYIGLQYTSSLNAAIYLSTTPTLVLMINKMIFKEKISTKNVTGVIISSFGVVWLILQGDLWHFNTLKQLNRGDLWTMGSAASWAVYCAFLRLKPRDLGGNAFVAISATIGAVVLAPVLFFSIAKNGMSELTEFNHSNLAIGLLYLIIFPSWLAYLLWNKGIQVIGATRGEVFSHIIPLSGGLFSVLFLNAPLHFYHLVSMLLIICGIALCSGKSTNKT; encoded by the coding sequence ATGCCTTATTTATTACTCACACTCGCTGCATGTTTTTGGGGGGGGAATTATGTGGTTGGCCATTTATTAGTCCGTTTGATCGACCCTGTTTTATTATCCTCGGCACGCTGGATCTTGACCGCAATTTTACTGGTCGCACTCTACCACCGGCAAATTAATAACCAATGGGTAGCGATGCGGCGCGGTTTTCACATCATCATAATGCTGGCTTTATTTGGACAGGTGCTTTTTCCTCTCACCTTGTACATTGGTCTACAATATACTTCATCACTGAATGCCGCGATATATTTATCGACAACGCCGACACTTGTTTTAATGATTAATAAAATGATATTCAAAGAAAAAATAAGCACCAAGAATGTTACCGGCGTTATTATTAGTTCCTTCGGGGTAGTCTGGCTTATCCTTCAAGGTGATTTATGGCACTTTAATACGCTAAAGCAACTTAATCGTGGCGACCTGTGGACGATGGGGTCAGCGGCAAGTTGGGCAGTATATTGTGCATTTTTGCGCCTTAAACCGCGCGACCTCGGGGGAAATGCATTTGTGGCCATAAGCGCGACGATAGGCGCCGTTGTGCTCGCTCCAGTATTATTTTTCTCTATAGCAAAAAATGGTATGTCAGAACTAACTGAATTTAACCATAGCAATTTGGCTATTGGCCTCCTGTACCTGATTATTTTTCCATCGTGGTTGGCATACTTGTTATGGAATAAAGGCATTCAGGTGATCGGCGCCACGCGAGGAGAGGTATTTTCGCATATCATCCCGTTGAGTGGTGGGTTATTCAGCGTGCTGTTTCTCAATGCGCCATTACATTTTTATCATCTGGTGAGCATGCTCTTGATTATCTGCGGTATCGCGCTATGCTCGGGCAAATCAACCAATAAAACGTGA
- a CDS encoding cupin domain-containing protein, translated as MISKDNAEHYIWGKNCDGWYLVNRQDMLIIHEKMPPCTQEKRHFHSVSRQFFFVLEGVLTMELEGRDNQIGPRQGIEIPPGLKHQARNDGQSSVEFIVISHPTTRGDRSDLY; from the coding sequence ATGATTTCAAAAGATAACGCTGAACATTACATCTGGGGTAAAAATTGCGATGGTTGGTATCTGGTTAACCGGCAAGATATGCTTATTATTCATGAAAAAATGCCCCCATGTACACAAGAAAAGCGCCATTTTCACTCTGTTTCCAGACAGTTTTTCTTTGTGCTAGAGGGCGTACTGACAATGGAGCTGGAAGGTCGTGATAATCAAATCGGCCCCCGCCAGGGAATTGAAATTCCGCCTGGCTTGAAGCATCAAGCGAGGAATGATGGCCAATCCTCCGTCGAGTTTATCGTTATCTCACACCCAACCACACGTGGCGATCGTTCCGATCTCTATTAG